A genomic window from Sulfurospirillum diekertiae includes:
- a CDS encoding proton-conducting transporter transmembrane domain-containing protein, with translation MIKVALFAFIKFSLLLPQLVQFGYILLLFGALSCVFGVLYAAISNDYKASIAYSSCENVGIIFLGLGGAFYGLGAHIPSIALLGFVAALFHILNHAVFKSLLFMLSGNIYTATLTRDMDELGGLHKKMPITSIIFFVAALAICALPPLNGFASEWITYKTMLLGGMEQGVMARFLFVIAIIALGVGGALAVMAFAKVYGAVFLGLPRDAKSFEGAKEVSGVMLLPLCLLASFCVGLGVFMSDVINVLSKIVLTFIPVSNVNQNEFISMPTIVLVMLLCAIVPFVLLYLLKSNNTTTRITDPWACGFIYNKNMQIGANSFTGDIRKALSFILRYESEMKMDGYFSKVVYTKKVHDFFWDKLYEPVIRLIMLIAEKIGIFQNGRTNFYAGYILVYLCLVLIFASYYL, from the coding sequence ATGATCAAAGTAGCACTTTTTGCCTTTATCAAATTTTCACTTCTTCTTCCACAGCTTGTTCAATTTGGCTATATTTTACTGCTTTTTGGTGCACTTAGTTGCGTCTTTGGTGTACTGTATGCTGCAATTTCCAATGACTATAAAGCATCTATTGCATATAGTTCTTGTGAAAATGTTGGCATCATCTTTTTAGGACTTGGAGGAGCCTTTTACGGCCTTGGAGCACATATACCTTCGATTGCCTTACTTGGTTTTGTTGCAGCGCTCTTTCATATCTTAAATCACGCAGTTTTTAAATCATTACTCTTTATGTTGAGTGGTAATATTTATACCGCAACTCTTACAAGAGATATGGACGAACTTGGTGGTCTTCACAAAAAGATGCCTATTACTTCGATTATCTTTTTCGTGGCAGCACTTGCCATTTGTGCACTTCCTCCACTTAATGGCTTTGCTAGTGAATGGATTACCTATAAAACGATGCTTTTAGGTGGTATGGAACAAGGCGTTATGGCGCGATTTCTCTTTGTTATTGCCATAATCGCACTCGGTGTTGGCGGTGCACTTGCTGTCATGGCGTTTGCTAAAGTATATGGAGCTGTCTTTTTGGGACTCCCGCGCGATGCCAAAAGCTTTGAAGGCGCCAAAGAAGTTTCCGGTGTTATGCTACTACCCTTGTGCCTCTTAGCAAGTTTTTGTGTGGGACTTGGTGTCTTTATGAGTGACGTCATTAATGTTTTATCTAAAATTGTTCTAACCTTTATACCTGTCTCAAACGTCAATCAAAATGAATTTATCTCAATGCCTACCATTGTCCTTGTGATGTTACTCTGTGCTATTGTCCCATTTGTTTTACTCTATCTTTTAAAATCAAACAATACGACAACACGTATTACAGATCCTTGGGCATGTGGTTTTATCTACAACAAAAATATGCAAATTGGGGCAAACTCGTTTACAGGAGACATTCGTAAAGCGCTTAGTTTTATTTTAAGATACGAGAGTGAAATGAAGATGGATGGGTATTTTTCAAAAGTCGTCTATACGAAAAAAGTACACGATTTCTTTTGGGACAAACTCTATGAGCCAGTTATTCGATTGATTATGTTAATTGCCGAGAAAATAGGCATTTTTCAAAATGGTCGAACGAATTTTTATGCGGGATATATCTTGGTTTATCTCTGTTTAGTGTTGATTTTTGCATCTTACTATCTGTGA